From Enterococcus wangshanyuanii, the proteins below share one genomic window:
- a CDS encoding permease, protein MFEFLPHSVLQMGTIFLSIVIEALPFVMLGCVISGALHVFLTPERVKKLLPRNKFLSILVGSFLGFFFPSCECGIVPIVHQFVKKEVPTYTAFAFMITAPIINPIVLFSTYIAFGNSIKFVLWRVLGSMLVALVVGLWLAYVNKESILKQEISSFSCEQGEEEHTENIKFLNKCLSVLTHGIDEFFDTGRYLIFGSLLAAAMQTYLPTGAILQLGHTKILAILVMLVLAATLSLCSEADAFIGSSLLSLFGNGPVVGFLVFGPMVDIKNLLMMKRYFKTSFMMKFVGIVTVVVTFYALAIAG, encoded by the coding sequence ATGTTTGAATTTTTACCACATTCAGTGTTACAAATGGGGACGATCTTCTTATCGATCGTGATCGAAGCGTTGCCGTTTGTTATGTTAGGGTGTGTGATATCTGGTGCGCTGCATGTCTTTTTAACTCCAGAGCGAGTAAAAAAACTATTGCCGAGAAATAAATTTTTATCGATTTTGGTGGGCAGCTTCTTGGGTTTCTTTTTCCCTTCGTGTGAATGTGGGATCGTACCGATCGTCCATCAGTTTGTAAAAAAAGAAGTCCCAACGTATACAGCTTTTGCTTTTATGATAACGGCTCCGATCATCAATCCAATCGTGCTGTTTTCGACGTATATCGCTTTTGGAAACTCTATAAAGTTTGTTCTCTGGCGTGTTTTAGGTAGTATGCTGGTTGCTTTAGTTGTTGGGCTTTGGTTGGCTTATGTGAACAAAGAATCTATTTTAAAACAGGAAATCAGTTCTTTTTCATGTGAACAAGGTGAAGAAGAACATACTGAGAATATAAAATTTTTGAACAAATGCTTGTCAGTATTGACGCATGGGATCGATGAATTTTTTGATACAGGCCGTTATTTGATTTTTGGTTCTCTTTTAGCTGCAGCAATGCAAACCTACTTGCCGACAGGAGCCATTTTACAATTAGGTCATACAAAAATTTTAGCCATTCTAGTTATGCTTGTATTAGCCGCAACCCTTTCTTTATGTTCTGAAGCGGATGCTTTTATTGGCTCATCTTTATTGAGTTTATTCGGTAATGGACCAGTTGTCGGCTTTTTAGTTTTTGGTCCAATGGTCGATATCAAAAATTTATTAATGATGAAACGCTATTTTAAGACATCGTTTATGATGAAATTTGTGGGTATTGTGACAGTAGTTGTTACTTTTTATGCTTTAGCAATTGCTGGATAA
- a CDS encoding MBL fold metallo-hydrolase codes for MSQETAFNISILASGSTGNSLFIETENKKLLVDAGLSGKKITSLLAEVGRKPEDLDAILVTHEHRDHIHGVGVLARKYKLDVYANEKTWAAMDPMIGNVATEQKHIFDMGKVLTFGDMDIESFGVSHDAAAPQFYRFYKDNRSFVMLTDTGYCSDHVRGTIKDADAYLIESNHELEILRMGPYPWSLKQRILGDKGHLSNDDGALTMAEVIGDHTKRIYLGHLSKENNTKEHARMAMESILAEKGLGVNFDFNVYDTDPDAASELFAL; via the coding sequence ATGAGTCAAGAAACAGCTTTTAACATCAGCATTCTTGCCAGCGGCAGTACAGGTAATTCCCTTTTTATCGAAACAGAAAACAAAAAGCTACTTGTGGACGCTGGATTAAGCGGAAAGAAAATCACATCATTATTAGCAGAAGTCGGCCGTAAACCGGAAGATCTGGATGCAATTTTGGTCACTCATGAGCATCGTGATCATATTCATGGTGTCGGTGTTCTTGCTAGAAAATATAAATTAGATGTTTACGCGAATGAGAAAACTTGGGCAGCGATGGATCCTATGATCGGTAATGTTGCAACCGAGCAAAAACATATCTTTGATATGGGGAAAGTGTTGACCTTTGGCGATATGGACATTGAAAGCTTTGGGGTTTCTCATGATGCAGCTGCACCGCAGTTTTATCGATTCTATAAAGATAATCGCTCATTTGTGATGTTGACAGATACTGGCTATTGTAGTGATCATGTGCGTGGTACGATCAAAGATGCGGATGCTTACTTGATCGAAAGCAATCATGAACTGGAAATCTTACGAATGGGACCTTATCCTTGGAGTCTGAAACAACGGATTTTGGGGGATAAAGGACATTTATCTAATGATGATGGCGCTTTGACAATGGCTGAGGTGATCGGTGATCATACCAAACGAATTTACTTAGGTCATTTAAGTAAAGAAAACAATACGAAAGAGCATGCGAGAATGGCCATGGAGTCTATTTTAGCTGAAAAAGGCTTGGGCGTTAATTTTGATTTTAATGTCTATGATACAGATCCAGATGCTGCTTCTGAATTGTTTGCTCTTTAA
- a CDS encoding two-component system regulatory protein YycI, with protein sequence MDFKRIEWIFFLAFLGLNMFLFGIYQEGVKEENNVSFSDQTDSIEKRLAKDDITYKEKLTGEKKEGYYLSGEQTNFYDAIQNERETRDRNFFKNGVELVDNSITIYPQMNYTQTSYFIDEKNVEKSLETFLKDRDSVLFGAEYHYMPDFSSLEGDFPELVASQAYKNIPFKDDTAQISLKLENTGESDGIHKINKYTQTHIQGIEELRDKMDLFSDRDAIETLYINNKIPSSSKITFMELAYTRIYKIREKNVYVPVWFVGIKAKGSNLQIEQVNAMSNTIITNNTVPKVENQ encoded by the coding sequence ATGGACTTTAAACGAATCGAATGGATTTTTTTCCTGGCCTTTTTAGGATTGAATATGTTTCTTTTTGGGATCTACCAAGAGGGAGTCAAAGAAGAGAATAATGTATCCTTTTCTGATCAAACGGATAGTATCGAAAAACGATTAGCCAAAGATGATATCACGTATAAAGAAAAATTGACAGGTGAAAAAAAAGAAGGCTATTACCTAAGCGGCGAACAAACCAACTTCTATGATGCAATTCAAAACGAACGGGAAACGAGAGATCGGAATTTTTTTAAAAATGGAGTAGAGTTAGTCGACAATTCAATTACTATTTATCCTCAAATGAATTACACACAGACTAGCTATTTCATTGATGAGAAAAATGTTGAAAAGTCATTAGAGACCTTTTTAAAAGATCGTGATAGTGTTCTTTTTGGCGCAGAGTATCATTATATGCCTGATTTTTCTAGTTTGGAAGGTGATTTTCCTGAGCTAGTTGCTTCTCAAGCTTACAAAAATATTCCTTTTAAGGATGATACCGCTCAGATTTCGTTGAAATTAGAAAACACGGGCGAGTCGGACGGCATCCATAAAATCAATAAGTATACTCAAACCCACATTCAAGGGATTGAGGAATTACGAGATAAAATGGACTTGTTTTCTGATCGGGATGCGATCGAAACTCTTTATATCAATAACAAGATACCGAGTAGTTCGAAAATCACGTTCATGGAATTAGCGTATACAAGAATTTATAAGATTCGCGAAAAAAATGTTTATGTACCTGTTTGGTTCGTTGGAATCAAAGCGAAGGGAAGTAATTTGCAAATTGAACAAGTCAATGCCATGAGTAATACGATCATTACAAATAATACGGTTCCAAAGGTGGAAAATCAGTAG
- a CDS encoding YycH family regulatory protein — translation MKTTERIIRIGLIFLVLLSLYFSFSIWLSSAKKEQPIKNDQQLATAVVNERLDTDVFLPLRLIRMQNGVSEMNNSENLITNVQNEIRQATFGKLTQVVKADASQFENYLTMDQGFELLYEGPFLLSEYMSVYDLDIDLEDIADSDDIHFTCIQVNLKQNKLRFLNFSSNDIYETSISMDNEKVLNLMNKVGVQYNPISEQQSLAQKHYYLSDDLKMKKYSYILASQPVTKFRNAFFTNTEDIQTNEDSQDLSYASRNERLIADEKLGTIHFSGDIENRTAQDNIFSDSFSYIKKLGTSMGNLRYFDRTKSEINYRTFVEGFPVFSENDKGQVHITIGNDKAEKSSVVIETSVDTIQVPIPSEEEVQLQSTESLLEQLALNGADSEKIDSMVIGYTWHKIEEVTQVVDLTPEWYIRYDGQWSSVPELLEHLANAEVE, via the coding sequence ATGAAAACAACAGAAAGAATCATTCGAATCGGACTGATTTTTTTAGTGCTGCTTAGTTTGTATTTTTCATTTAGTATTTGGCTCAGCTCTGCAAAAAAAGAACAGCCTATCAAAAATGATCAGCAACTCGCAACCGCAGTAGTCAATGAACGTCTTGATACAGATGTCTTTTTACCATTACGCTTGATTCGAATGCAAAATGGTGTATCTGAAATGAATAATAGTGAGAACCTGATCACAAATGTTCAAAATGAAATCAGGCAAGCAACCTTTGGCAAACTGACTCAGGTCGTTAAAGCTGATGCTAGTCAGTTTGAAAATTATTTGACGATGGATCAGGGCTTTGAGCTATTGTATGAAGGACCATTTTTATTAAGTGAATATATGTCAGTTTATGATTTGGACATCGATTTAGAAGATATTGCAGATAGCGATGACATTCATTTCACCTGTATTCAGGTAAATTTAAAGCAAAATAAACTGCGCTTTCTAAATTTTAGCTCAAATGACATTTATGAAACATCGATTTCTATGGATAATGAAAAAGTCTTGAATTTAATGAATAAGGTTGGCGTTCAATATAATCCAATCTCTGAACAACAGTCTCTTGCACAAAAGCACTATTATTTGTCTGATGACTTGAAGATGAAAAAATATAGTTATATTTTAGCCTCACAGCCAGTAACTAAATTCAGAAATGCTTTTTTCACAAACACAGAAGATATTCAAACAAATGAAGATAGTCAGGATTTGTCCTATGCCAGTCGTAATGAGCGTTTGATTGCAGATGAAAAGCTTGGAACGATTCATTTTAGCGGAGATATCGAAAATAGAACAGCTCAAGATAACATATTCTCTGACAGCTTTTCCTACATCAAAAAATTAGGAACAAGCATGGGTAATTTACGTTATTTTGATCGTACAAAATCTGAAATCAATTATCGAACATTTGTCGAAGGATTTCCAGTCTTTAGTGAAAATGATAAAGGACAAGTTCATATCACCATTGGCAATGATAAAGCAGAAAAAAGCAGCGTTGTGATCGAGACAAGTGTTGATACGATTCAGGTTCCGATTCCTTCAGAAGAGGAAGTTCAATTGCAAAGCACGGAAAGTTTATTAGAGCAGTTAGCATTGAACGGAGCGGATTCAGAAAAAATCGATTCAATGGTGATTGGTTATACATGGCATAAGATCGAAGAAGTCACTCAAGTCGTTGACTTAACTCCTGAGTGGTATATCCGCTATGATGGTCAGTGGTCCTCTGTTCCTGAGCTATTGGAACACTTAGCGAATGCGGAGGTGGAATAA